Proteins from one Cryptomeria japonica chromosome 4, Sugi_1.0, whole genome shotgun sequence genomic window:
- the LOC131028136 gene encoding coniferyl alcohol acyltransferase-like, translated as MAIINNYNVEVVEREIVLPALPVQEHVLPFSNIDLTIPAVGIHVFFCYEKPSKTSFTSVVSNLKSSLSKALVSFDAFAGRLVTNGVGETELVCNNKGVEFAKAYALTSLDQVKFYNPIAAVGNKLVPPTLAKDSQGHGTPVFSVQVTEFSCGGIVVGCTFNHRVADSFSANMFFTHWANISRNEPIEPITPNFTRSILVPRDPPYHSSEFEKIYMKLQPLQQPIKQTPEPAKASRIYYLGAKDIEKLQLSANKDGNNYSKLEAFSAYFWKLLIQVLDIEGTMHCHIGIPIDGRSRLKKMGMPANYFGNVVLTSFAVANVGNIKKEPLSCVAKLIHDAIYRAANEEYFQSVVDLVEMSKPSTVAARAFVQRDEPILVVSSGLRFPLYEIDHGWGKPILANYYLPFSRGYVMPTPSPHGDGSWLIYVNFLVDQLKAMESHPNFTLHKI; from the exons ATGGCAATCATAAACAATTACAATGTAGAGGTAGTAGAGAGAGAAATTGTGTTGCCTGCTCTACCAGTGCAAGAGCATGTTCTTCCTTTCAGCAACATAGATCTAACAATCCCTGCTGTTGGCATACATGTTTTTTTCTGTTATGAAAAACCCTCCAAGACTTCTTTTACGTCTGTTGTGTCTAATCTCAAGAGTTCTCTCTCCAAGGCCCTTGTGTCTTTTGATGCTTTTGCTGGAAGATTGGTCACGAATGGTGTTGGGGAAACAGAGCTGGTTTGCAATAACAAGGGTGTTGAATTTGCAAAAGCTTATGCACTCACTTCTCTTGATCAGGTGAAGTTCTACAACCCCATTGCAGCTGTGGGCAACAAGCTTGTCCCTCCTACTCTTGCAAAGGATTCGCAAGGACATGGAACTCCAGTTTTCTCTGTTCAG GTGACAGAGTTTAGCTGTGGTGGGATAGTTGTAGGTTGTACATTCAATCACAGGGTTGCAGATTCATTCTCTGCCAACATGTTCTTTACACACTGGGCAAATATTTCTAGAAATGAGCCAATTGAACCCATAACCCCAAACTTTACACGTTCCATTTTGGTCCCTAGAGATCCTCCATATCATAGTTCtgaatttgaaaaaatatatatgaaactgCAACCTTTACAACAACCCATCAAGCAAACCCCTGAACCCGCCAAGGCCAGTAGAATCTATTACCTTGGTGCCAAAGATATAGAAAAGCTCCAACTCAGTGCAAACAAAGATGGCAATAACTATAGCAAATTAGAAGCTTTTTCTGCTTATTTTTGGAAGCTGTTAATACAAGTCCTAGACATAGAGGGCACAATGCATTGTCATATAGGCATTCCTATAGATGGTCGCTCTCGTCTGAAGAAGATGGGAATGCCTGCTAACTACTTTGGAAATGTTGTATTAACCTCTTTTGCTGTGGCTAATGTTGGTAACATCAAGAAGGAACCACTCAGTTGTGTTGCAAAGCTAATCCATGATGCAATATATAGGGCAGCAAATGAAGAGTATTTTCAAAGTGTAGTAGATTTGGTCGAGATGTCCAAGCCATCAACTGTGGCTGCGAGGGCATTTGTACAAAGAGATGAACCAATACTTGTGGTGTCTTCTGGGCTGCGTTTTCCCTTATATGAGATTGATCATGGGTGGGGAAAACCCATTTTAGCAAACTACTATTTACCTTTCTCTCGAGGCTACGTGATGCCAACCCCTAGTCCTCATGGAGATGGTAGTTGGCTAATATATGTGAACTTCCTTGTCGATCAGTTGAAAGCTATGGAATCCCACCCCAATTTCACTCTCCACAAAATCTGA